The genomic segment TTCACCGTGTCAATGCTACCATCTACAAGCTGCCGGCCGCCGGCAACGTCAACACCATCGCAACATACTTCCCGGACAGATGCCTCCCTTTTCCGCAACCTGATGCAGCTGGCTTCTCGGGAGCCGGGTAATTGCTGTCAAGCTGAACAGTAGAAGAAAGGGGCTCGCAACTGGTGGATGTGCTAAGTGTTTGAGGGGCACTTTCCATGGAGCCCACTCCAGTCGTTTGCTGTAGCTATCACAGTCAAAAGTCACATCAAGTCAAGCATTACCAGTAACAGCAGACTGGCCAGTAAGCTGAGAACAGGAGCAAAAGCATACGGAGAAGAATACTTTCACAGCCTTGTTCACTCACAGCAGTTACCAACGAGTCAAGTGAGACTTGAGGCCACCCCAAGGGCCAACTCAAGTTGAATTCCGTAACCTTCGGGTATTTTTGAATTATCATTAGTATCGAAACTATTCTGTTTCAAGCAGCAGTTCATATCCCCCTGCCACTTGCGACTACTGCTCTTGTGCCCATGCTCAACGGCAGCTATCCGAAGTCCGGACCGCAGCTCTTCAGACTTCAACCTAGACCTCCCTGTTCTCAGTGCGACGCACCGGCCTACTTTTCCAAGTAGACATTGACAGACGAGCGCGAGTATCCAAACGTCTTGGGCCACTGGCTGTAATCCGGCTCAAACAGGACGGCGTCGTTGCAGTCACTTCCCAAGCTCGTGTTGTTCAACCACGCTATCAAAAGAGTCAGCATCTCAGTTCACAACCAGTAAACAGAAAAGACTAGTGCTCACCAGGCTCCCAGTACCAAACACCCTGTCCAAGACCCTTGGGCGTCTCCCTCACAGTCTTGAGCAGCTTCTTCATCCACTGCACCTGACCATCAACATTGTACGGGATACTCGGCTCCGACGACTCGGGGATCGGGTTCCACTGCCCGTTGCAGATGGCAGGGTAATCCGTCTCGACAACCTGCATCGGCTTGCCGTACTTCTCTCCGAGCACCTTGAGCGTGTTCTTGAGGTTCGCAAACGTCGCCGACGTGCCGTAGAACGGGTAAAAGCTGAACCCGAAGCTGTCCCACGCCGACAGCGGCACCCCGTTGTCGACGAGCGCGCCGTACCACCGCTCCTGCAGCGTCAGGTTCCAGCCGTTGTCGAGGTGGATCATGACCTCGGGCTTGGGCACGCCCGCGCACGTCGCGTCTTTCACGCCCGCCCGCGCGGCCTTGTAGAGCGTCGCAAAGTTGGTAAAGTTCTTGACCAGCGCCGACCACGGCTGCACGTCGACGTTCACCTGACCCAGAGGCCACAGCGTGCCGTGGCGGAGCTCGTTGCCCAACGACACGATATCCAGCGTCACGCCGGCGTCCTTGAAGGCGACGAGCGTCTCGCG from the Colletotrichum lupini chromosome 3, complete sequence genome contains:
- a CDS encoding glycosyl hydrolase family 53 encodes the protein MKLLSLLSLTALVTAVPAPEPVNPGPGHGKPFFYKGHDLSSLKMLEENQNIYIDTARGNATRPADDILADGGMNAVRLRLWVNPPDGTYGLNYTIDLAKRFQAKGQRIFLDFHFADSWADPQKQPLPAAWPTQLEPLAGTLRNYVRETLVAFKDAGVTLDIVSLGNELRHGTLWPLGQVNVDVQPWSALVKNFTNFATLYKAARAGVKDATCAGVPKPEVMIHLDNGWNLTLQERWYGALVDNGVPLSAWDSFGFSFYPFYGTSATFANLKNTLKVLGEKYGKPMQVVETDYPAICNGQWNPIPESSEPSIPYNVDGQVQWMKKLLKTVRETPKGLGQGVWYWEPAWLNNTSLGSDCNDAVLFEPDYSQWPKTFGYSRSSVNVYLEK